In Leptospira brenneri, the following are encoded in one genomic region:
- a CDS encoding SDR family NAD(P)-dependent oxidoreductase, with the protein MKKDFWNDRVVVITGASSGIGKALYEELAIFPCELVLLARRAAEIEEPKNKHERTIIHRVTCDLSDPTSVMDAIEWIQKKVTKIDVLFNNAGITAHGRFDSLSMDVYRKTFATNFFGPIQLVRGLLPLLLLTKGNIVTTSTVSALYGVPGRAAYSASKSALHAALESLRIETLESGLGVSLVCVPYTDTALRTSGLDASGEILSEAPAKGKRKTASEVAHVLMSVAQNKEARLVTFNLSGKFLEWMRFFSPKFLEKILYKKLYEDFKSH; encoded by the coding sequence ATGAAAAAAGATTTTTGGAACGATAGGGTGGTAGTGATCACCGGAGCTTCGAGTGGAATTGGAAAAGCATTGTATGAAGAACTGGCAATTTTTCCTTGTGAGCTTGTTCTTTTAGCAAGGAGAGCCGCAGAAATCGAAGAACCCAAAAACAAACATGAGAGGACTATCATTCACCGTGTAACTTGTGATCTTTCAGATCCTACCTCCGTTATGGATGCTATCGAGTGGATCCAAAAAAAAGTTACAAAAATTGATGTATTGTTTAATAACGCAGGCATTACTGCTCACGGTAGATTTGATTCTCTTTCGATGGATGTGTATCGTAAGACCTTTGCTACTAACTTCTTTGGGCCCATCCAGTTGGTAAGAGGACTTCTTCCTCTTTTACTCCTTACAAAAGGAAATATTGTGACTACCTCCACTGTTTCGGCTTTGTATGGAGTGCCAGGACGAGCTGCGTATTCTGCTTCTAAGTCAGCTTTACATGCGGCACTTGAATCCCTTCGGATTGAAACTTTGGAATCGGGTTTGGGTGTCTCACTTGTTTGTGTTCCTTATACAGACACAGCCCTTCGCACTTCAGGCCTTGATGCCAGTGGTGAGATCTTATCTGAAGCACCAGCCAAAGGAAAACGTAAGACGGCGAGTGAAGTAGCTCATGTTTTGATGTCTGTTGCCCAGAACAAAGAAGCAAGGCTTGTGACTTTCAATCTGTCCGGGAAATTTTTGGAATGGATGCGATTTTTCTCTCCCAAGTTTTTGGAAAAAATTCTCTATAAAAAACTTTACGAGGATTTTAAATCACATTGA
- a CDS encoding DUF1295 domain-containing protein has product MSVLENLLFSYLAAVIFTFLFMALMWFWGKSRDNYAVIDVGWGLVIAGVASIIVCFGQGTAFAKWAVLIPVWIWALRLSGFLYWTRIRTNHPEDKRYAGFRKDYGDKVHQKMFTNVFMLQGFLALFLSFPFYFAAQWKLFPNSGILGPNGYLMVLVGWILFFVGVIGETISDRDLHQFLSDPGNKGKVCNIGLWKWTRHPNYFFEWVIWVGIGVIPILSATEAVFSLLTPLFMFLLLRFVSGVPFAEKYSLLSKGDVFREYIRTTNAFFPWFPKQN; this is encoded by the coding sequence ATGTCAGTTTTGGAAAATTTATTATTTTCTTATTTAGCGGCCGTTATATTTACATTTCTTTTTATGGCTCTTATGTGGTTCTGGGGAAAGTCAAGAGACAACTACGCAGTCATTGATGTGGGTTGGGGACTTGTGATCGCAGGGGTTGCCAGTATCATTGTTTGTTTTGGGCAAGGGACTGCGTTTGCTAAGTGGGCCGTTCTCATTCCTGTTTGGATTTGGGCTCTTCGCCTTTCAGGGTTTCTTTACTGGACTCGGATTCGCACAAACCATCCAGAAGACAAACGTTATGCGGGATTTCGAAAGGACTATGGTGATAAAGTCCACCAGAAAATGTTTACCAATGTTTTTATGTTACAAGGATTTTTGGCCCTTTTTCTTTCCTTCCCTTTTTATTTTGCTGCTCAGTGGAAACTTTTCCCGAACTCTGGGATCTTGGGACCTAATGGATATTTGATGGTTCTAGTGGGTTGGATTTTGTTTTTTGTAGGAGTGATTGGGGAAACAATCTCTGACCGGGACCTTCATCAGTTTCTATCCGATCCTGGAAACAAAGGCAAAGTTTGTAACATAGGTCTTTGGAAATGGACAAGACACCCCAACTATTTTTTTGAATGGGTGATTTGGGTTGGGATTGGGGTCATTCCTATCCTTTCTGCGACAGAGGCAGTCTTTTCACTTTTGACACCTCTCTTTATGTTTCTATTATTGCGATTTGTATCTGGTGTTCCTTTTGCGGAAAAATATTCGCTTTTGTCAAAGGGTGATGTTTTTCGTGAATATATACGAACCACAAATGCATTTTTCCCTTGGTTCCCAAAACAAAATTAA
- a CDS encoding SAM-dependent methyltransferase produces the protein MNFTDPSQKEEGSSFSINSLLEKDIFPDWLIRFRIRQLLNLRIKQERKENTTSQLQHKMNYVNELKKSPIAVHTDAANEQHYEVPSDFFTYVMGPSMKYSSGYWQSLDTSFAESEEDMLRITVERAEIKNGMKVLDLGCGWGSISLYIAEKFPKCKVTGVSNSRTQKEFIDKRAKERGLKNLTIITKDMNDFTTKDKFDRIVSVEMLEHMKNYEKLFEKLSKFLVADGKFFVHIFTHKEFAYPFEVIDETDWMAKYFFTGGQMPSNDLFLYFQKDFLIENHWIVNGTHYARTSEAWYDNLTQNKDKLMPILASTYGEKEKTKWFVYWKVFFLACAELWGYRNGEEWFVSHYLFRKR, from the coding sequence ATGAATTTTACGGATCCTTCCCAAAAAGAAGAGGGCTCTTCTTTTAGCATCAACTCACTTTTAGAAAAGGATATTTTCCCAGATTGGCTCATTCGTTTTCGTATCCGCCAACTTTTAAACCTTCGGATCAAACAAGAACGGAAAGAAAATACTACGTCCCAGCTCCAACACAAAATGAATTATGTGAATGAGTTAAAAAAATCCCCCATAGCCGTACATACAGATGCTGCCAATGAACAACACTACGAAGTTCCGAGTGATTTTTTTACTTATGTGATGGGTCCGAGTATGAAATACTCATCTGGATATTGGCAAAGTTTAGATACTAGTTTTGCTGAGTCCGAAGAAGATATGTTACGGATCACAGTGGAGCGTGCAGAGATCAAAAATGGAATGAAGGTATTGGACCTCGGATGTGGATGGGGGAGTATTTCTCTTTATATTGCAGAAAAATTTCCTAAGTGCAAAGTTACAGGTGTTTCTAATTCCCGAACTCAAAAAGAGTTTATCGACAAACGTGCTAAAGAACGTGGTTTAAAAAACTTAACCATCATCACAAAGGATATGAACGATTTTACTACTAAAGACAAGTTTGATCGGATTGTATCTGTAGAGATGTTGGAACATATGAAAAATTATGAGAAACTTTTTGAAAAACTATCTAAGTTTCTTGTCGCTGATGGAAAGTTTTTTGTGCATATCTTCACTCATAAAGAGTTTGCTTACCCTTTCGAAGTCATTGATGAAACGGACTGGATGGCGAAGTATTTTTTTACTGGTGGGCAAATGCCCTCGAACGATTTATTTTTATATTTCCAAAAAGATTTTCTCATTGAAAACCACTGGATTGTGAATGGGACTCACTATGCGAGAACAAGCGAAGCTTGGTATGATAATTTAACCCAAAACAAGGATAAACTAATGCCTATCCTTGCGAGTACTTACGGCGAAAAAGAAAAAACCAAATGGTTTGTGTATTGGAAAGTTTTCTTTCTCGCCTGTGCTGAGTTATGGGGTTATCGAAACGGAGAAGAGTGGTTTGTGAGCCACTACTTGTTTCGAAAACGCTGA
- a CDS encoding DEAD/DEAH box helicase, translating into MTKNETEAGNDFQSFGLRPEILQGITEAGFESPSPIQKQAIPLVLEGKDLIAQAQTGTGKTAAYGLPCLNRINVNDGMQVLVLTPTRELALQVSDELYKLGKHLGIKTTTIYGGSSYSKQITQVAKGAQVAVATPGRLLDLLKGKELKNFKPSMVILDEADEMLDMGFMDDIESIFNLLPTKRQTLLFSATMPEPIKKLASKYQTHPAHVKIAPTEKSSKNIEQVYYVIDEVEREIAVVRILDYENPYKAIIFTKTKKEADDLKATLGFKGYPVEALHGDLNQKQREQVLKSLHDGRVKILVATDVAARGLDVKDLSLVINYHLPFDSESYTHRIGRTGRAGKSGKAVTLVTTRESRALLRLKGTSGMNLSIAALPTKKEVLARREEDFLNKVVETEVHADAEEVLEKLLKLDDKRSVALKLLSNMLDKTKISGPEKIGKSPSEWSETPPGGGGSGRRRRDDGGSGGGRGGYRGGRSNSERSERGERSDRGERGGDSRRSGAPSSKKEGGVYVKTAGKKTQRFRNK; encoded by the coding sequence ATGACTAAGAATGAAACCGAAGCTGGAAATGACTTCCAATCCTTCGGATTACGTCCTGAAATACTACAAGGAATCACTGAAGCAGGCTTCGAATCCCCAAGCCCTATCCAAAAACAAGCGATTCCGCTCGTATTGGAAGGAAAAGATTTAATCGCACAAGCGCAGACCGGTACCGGAAAAACTGCAGCTTACGGACTCCCCTGTTTGAACCGAATCAATGTGAATGATGGCATGCAAGTACTTGTCCTCACTCCCACTCGTGAACTCGCGTTACAAGTATCTGATGAATTGTATAAACTGGGAAAACATTTAGGAATCAAAACCACCACTATTTACGGTGGAAGTTCCTATTCTAAACAAATCACACAAGTGGCCAAAGGTGCCCAAGTTGCCGTTGCAACACCAGGAAGACTTCTAGACCTTCTCAAAGGAAAAGAACTAAAAAACTTCAAACCTTCTATGGTGATTTTGGATGAAGCAGATGAAATGCTCGATATGGGTTTTATGGATGATATTGAATCCATCTTCAATCTACTACCAACCAAAAGACAAACTTTACTTTTCTCCGCAACCATGCCGGAGCCGATCAAGAAGTTGGCAAGTAAGTACCAAACGCATCCTGCTCATGTAAAGATTGCTCCTACAGAAAAATCTTCTAAAAACATTGAACAAGTGTACTACGTAATTGATGAAGTAGAACGCGAAATCGCTGTTGTCCGTATTTTGGATTATGAAAATCCATATAAGGCAATCATCTTCACAAAAACAAAAAAAGAAGCTGATGATTTAAAAGCAACTCTTGGATTCAAAGGATATCCTGTGGAAGCTCTCCACGGTGACCTAAACCAAAAACAAAGAGAACAAGTTCTAAAAAGTTTACACGATGGTCGAGTGAAGATCCTTGTTGCAACTGACGTTGCGGCTCGCGGTCTTGATGTAAAAGATTTGTCTCTTGTGATCAACTACCACCTACCTTTTGATAGCGAAAGTTATACACATAGAATTGGTCGTACCGGCCGTGCTGGAAAGTCAGGTAAAGCTGTGACTCTTGTTACCACAAGAGAATCTCGTGCCCTCCTTAGACTCAAAGGTACATCGGGTATGAATCTGAGCATAGCTGCCCTTCCAACAAAAAAGGAAGTACTTGCCAGAAGAGAAGAAGACTTCTTAAACAAAGTTGTAGAAACAGAAGTACATGCTGATGCAGAAGAAGTTCTCGAAAAACTTTTAAAGTTAGACGACAAACGTTCTGTGGCTCTCAAACTACTTTCTAATATGCTTGATAAAACCAAAATTTCTGGACCAGAAAAAATTGGGAAATCACCTTCTGAATGGAGCGAAACTCCTCCAGGCGGTGGCGGATCAGGAAGACGTCGTCGGGATGATGGCGGATCTGGTGGTGGTCGCGGTGGTTATCGTGGAGGAAGATCCAATAGCGAAAGAAGCGAACGCGGAGAACGTAGTGATCGTGGCGAACGCGGTGGAGATAGTCGACGCAGTGGTGCACCCTCTTCTAAAAAAGAAGGTGGAGTTTACGTAAAGACGGCTGGAAAAAAAACTCAGCGTTTTCGAAACAAGTAG
- a CDS encoding hybrid sensor histidine kinase/response regulator, with protein MISSKFRMLIAPLPKNETARLPALKSLEILDTPEEEMFDEVTKLASMICNVPISLVSLVDESRQWFKSHHGLNARETPRSLAFCAHAILGEGLFVVPNAKEDIRFKNNPLVDEAPNVIFYAGFPLALDDQIKLGTLCVIDNKPRELTNDQMQMLHLLGKQTIRLLQMRNANERLGIEKRSAEKATAAKRDFIAAISHDIRNPLNSLLGMSEMIREIELHPSVLSYVDHVRNAGEVILHLVNDTIEISRLEENGSVLKNEWFELHQCLHILDSFFTAETKRKKIDFILHNKVNQNVFVYSDKRKIEKVFWNLTANAVKFTNKGNVTFSVHLENTTEDKGILHIEIKDTGPGISPEVKDRLFQKYNEFVPEGCVISGSGLGLSIVKLSLEEMKGEVNVESALGQGSTFKVKIPILWKSEEVSSEKLEKERKHKSKFPTFSKPQRVLIADDNELNRKVLKSYLKPLHFEIVESSNGVDTEKILNESNFDIAFLDIEMPGKHGTEIAKGLEGKPDRPVLFACTGLCMPEEKNHILASGFEYFMPKPYLKEDLYLHLKEIADRRP; from the coding sequence ATGATTTCGTCTAAATTTCGTATGCTCATTGCACCTTTACCAAAAAATGAGACAGCACGTCTTCCCGCTTTAAAAAGCCTGGAAATCCTCGACACTCCAGAAGAGGAAATGTTCGATGAAGTGACAAAGCTGGCATCTATGATCTGCAATGTCCCCATCTCCCTTGTCAGTTTGGTAGATGAATCCAGGCAATGGTTCAAATCCCACCACGGCCTCAATGCCCGCGAAACCCCAAGGTCCCTCGCCTTTTGTGCCCATGCCATTTTGGGAGAGGGACTTTTTGTTGTCCCCAATGCGAAAGAAGACATTCGATTTAAAAACAATCCATTGGTTGATGAAGCTCCTAACGTTATTTTTTATGCAGGTTTCCCTTTGGCTTTGGACGACCAAATCAAATTAGGAACACTCTGCGTCATCGATAACAAACCAAGAGAGTTAACGAACGACCAAATGCAAATGCTCCATTTACTTGGCAAACAAACCATTCGTTTGTTACAAATGCGGAATGCAAACGAACGTTTAGGCATCGAAAAACGGTCTGCAGAAAAAGCCACAGCGGCCAAAAGGGACTTTATTGCGGCCATCAGTCACGACATCCGAAATCCATTAAACTCACTTCTTGGGATGTCTGAAATGATTCGCGAAATAGAATTACATCCATCTGTTCTTAGTTATGTGGATCATGTTAGAAATGCTGGAGAAGTAATTTTACATCTAGTGAATGATACCATCGAGATTTCCAGATTGGAAGAGAATGGCAGCGTATTAAAAAATGAATGGTTCGAACTCCATCAATGTTTACATATCTTAGATTCCTTTTTTACGGCGGAAACCAAACGAAAAAAAATAGATTTTATTCTTCATAACAAGGTAAATCAAAATGTCTTTGTTTATTCCGACAAAAGAAAAATAGAAAAAGTATTTTGGAATCTAACGGCAAACGCTGTGAAGTTTACAAACAAAGGGAATGTTACCTTTTCTGTTCATCTAGAAAATACAACAGAAGACAAAGGTATTTTACATATAGAAATTAAAGACACGGGACCAGGAATTTCCCCTGAAGTGAAAGACCGACTCTTTCAAAAATACAATGAATTTGTTCCCGAAGGTTGTGTTATTTCTGGTTCTGGCCTTGGGCTTTCGATCGTAAAACTTTCGTTAGAAGAAATGAAAGGAGAAGTCAATGTTGAATCAGCCTTAGGACAAGGATCTACATTCAAAGTAAAGATCCCTATTCTTTGGAAATCAGAAGAAGTAAGTTCAGAAAAATTGGAAAAAGAAAGGAAACATAAATCCAAATTTCCTACATTTTCTAAACCGCAACGAGTTCTGATTGCTGATGATAATGAACTCAATCGAAAAGTTTTGAAGAGTTATTTAAAACCCCTTCATTTTGAAATTGTAGAATCAAGTAACGGAGTTGATACAGAAAAGATTTTAAACGAATCCAATTTTGACATAGCCTTTCTCGACATTGAGATGCCAGGGAAACATGGAACCGAAATTGCCAAAGGATTGGAGGGAAAACCCGACCGCCCCGTTCTCTTTGCCTGCACTGGGCTCTGTATGCCCGAGGAAAAAAACCATATCCTTGCCTCGGGATTTGAGTACTTTATGCCCAAACCCTATCTAAAAGAGGATCTTTACCTCCACCTAAAGGAAATTGCGGACAGGAGACCCTAG
- the msrB gene encoding peptide-methionine (R)-S-oxide reductase MsrB: MNRSLKVLFASIHLVFGLFLITSCMETASPTPKKPENPELKKKLTDLQYRVTQEEETEPPFRNEYWDNHREGIYVDIVSKEPLFSSKDKFESGTGWPSFTKPLVTENVIEITDNSYGMVRTEVRSKKANSHLGHVFDDGPMPTNKRYCMNSASMEFIPKADLKKRGYESFLSEFAE, translated from the coding sequence ATGAACCGTTCTCTTAAAGTGCTATTCGCTTCTATCCATTTGGTGTTCGGATTATTCCTGATTACCTCTTGTATGGAGACTGCCTCTCCTACGCCAAAAAAACCAGAGAATCCAGAACTTAAGAAAAAACTCACAGACTTACAATATAGAGTCACTCAAGAAGAGGAAACAGAACCGCCTTTTCGAAATGAATATTGGGACAACCATAGAGAGGGGATTTATGTGGACATTGTCTCGAAAGAGCCTTTGTTCAGTTCCAAAGATAAGTTTGAGTCAGGGACAGGTTGGCCTAGTTTTACAAAACCACTGGTAACAGAAAACGTAATCGAGATTACGGACAATTCCTATGGGATGGTTCGGACAGAGGTTCGTTCTAAAAAAGCAAACTCGCATTTGGGGCATGTTTTTGATGATGGGCCAATGCCAACTAACAAGAGATACTGTATGAATTCTGCTTCTATGGAGTTTATACCAAAAGCAGATTTAAAAAAGAGAGGTTACGAATCTTTTCTTTCTGAATTTGCAGAATGA